Below is a genomic region from Brassica oleracea var. oleracea cultivar TO1000 unplaced genomic scaffold, BOL UnpScaffold02203, whole genome shotgun sequence.
AGCCGAGATAGACTTCTTCTTCCACACCATTGTTAACCTGCAAGTTAGGAGAGGCAACAAGAGATGAgcatatttatatcaaacaGAGACAGACTTCAAACAGAGACATAGACACAAATCAAACATATCAAACAGAGACAGTCTTCAAACAAAGACATAGCCACAAATCAAACGTATCAGACATAagcatatttatataaaacatatcaaACATCCGCATtacaagaacaagaaactaCAGAACATGAAAGACAAACAACAGaacataaaatatgacaaaGAGCTGGGAAATTAGACAACATAAACTAAAAGACTTAAGACAACAAGTCATTgatgagcttcttcttcagagatTCTTCATACTCAGCTAGGGGCTCTTGTTTAGCAATCAAACTGTCAAGTAGCTTCATCTTCGAAGTCTTTTCTTTCATAGCCAGGTCCTCCTTCTTGATGCTCCAGAGTGTCTGAAACTCAGACAATGGCTTCCCCTCTGCCATCTTCTTCTTGCCCTGGCCCTTAGAAGCCTTCACACCCGGTGGTCGGTTACTTCCTTGATCATCCTCAGCAGTGGTGGTTTCATTAGCGCGAGAGCTTGATGACTGAGCACTGTCATCACACTTCCTCCTTTTAGCGTTTCCATGGGCTTTAGAACAAGAGAGCTCACACCATTTTTGGTCATTGCGTAGCTCTTTCCAAGCGTGTTCGAGAGTAAACTTTTTGTT
It encodes:
- the LOC106321624 gene encoding glutathione S-transferase T3-like, translating into MDSNPCSQNSKFVELLNSQQEMVFGFSQDSVSLSSSQAPVFAFQATTETPAEHPVVGNEQRCGTFWKRIAAYFAASPKVSGREGREPTHCKQRWQKINDGVNKFCGAYEAASREKSSGQNENDVLKLAHEIYFNNHNKKFTLEHAWKELRNDQKWCELSCSKAHGNAKRRKCDDSAQSSSSRANETTTAEDDQGSNRPPGVKASKGQGKKKMAEGKPLSEFQTLWSIKKEDLAMKEKTSKMKLLDSLIAKQEPLAEYEESLKKKLINDLLS